The genomic window TTAATCTAATGGCAGTACCACCTTTGGTAGATGCTTTCCATAAGTCGTTAGCATACACAAAGACGACATCATCTCCTTGAAGTGTGGGTTGTCTTAAAAGTTGTGTGCCTTGAGAAAATGAGAATAATGAAATGCAGAGTGCTGCAAGAGCCATGTAATTTTTCATGCTTGGTTGATTTTATGAGGTAGGTTAATTTTGGCTTGGTGAAGCTAAAGATACAATATCGTACAGTTGTATTTTTTAAAACAATGTTAAAACCCAACAGCAGTATCGTCACCTCTATGATCTGCACCACCTTCTAAAGCGCCATCATCTAGAACTAAGATAGCATCTACTTTACCAATTACAGGTGAGCGTTTTAAGTTGATGGAGTATCCTAAGGCTTCTAATGCTTTTATAAGGTCTATATTAAAACTATTAGGTTCCATTCTAATTTCATCTGGTAACCACTGATGATGAAAACGTGGTGCATCAACAGCACTTTGCATAGAAAATCCAAACTCATGGACATTAATAATGGTCTGTAATACTGAAGTAATAATGGTTGATCCGCCAGGTGTGCCTAAAGTCATGTAAAGTTCTTCTTCTTTTTCTACAATGGTTGGTGTCATAGCACTCAGCATGCGTTTTTCTGGTGCGATGCTATTGGCTTCGGCACCAATAAGGCCATAATAGTTTGGTACACCTGGTTTACTGCTAAAGTCGTCCATTTCATTGTTAAGGAAGAAGCCTAACTCTTCTGCATACAATTTAGAACCATAAGCACCATTTAGTGTTGTAGTAACCGCTATAGCATTACCAAACTGATCTACAATAGAGTAGTGGGTAGTTTCATCGCTTTCATAACCGACAATATAGCCATGCGATAAGGTATCTGAAGGTGTTGGCTCTTTGAACGAGAAATTAGCCATTCTACCTTCAAGGTACACATCGCTTAATAAAGTTTCCGTTGGAATATCTACAAAATCTGGATCACCTAGATAATAGCTTCGGTCTGCATAGGCATGTTTTTCTGCTTCGACCATTACCTGAATAGTTTTTAAGGAGTTGTGACCGTAATCATTTAAATCAAAAGGCTCTATCATTTTCATGATTTGCCCTAGGCATATTCCTCCAGATGAAGGAGGAGACATGGATGTTATGGTTAAATCGTCGTACTCAAAAGATACAGGGTTTCGCCATTTGGCTTCGTATTTTTCTAAATCTTCAAGCGTTATGATGCTACCTTCAGCTTCTAAAAAAGACACCAGCATTTTTGCAGTTTCACCTTTATAAAATTCATTACGACCATGCTCTGAAATGCGTTGTAATGTATTTGCTAAAGCTAAGTTCTTTATAGTGTCTCCTGCTTTAATCGTCTTATTGAAAAGAATTTGTTTGTTGTTTACTGCAGAAAAAATACTGTCGTATTCAGAAAACCGTTTTGCTTGTTTATTGGTGACTACAAAACCATTTTGTGCTAATTCAATAACAGGTTGTAAAACGGTTTTAACATCAAGTTTGCCAAATCTACGTTGGGCTTCAAAAATTCCAGCAATAGTTCCAGGTACACCAACAGCCATGCTACCCACTGTACAGAGGTTTTTAATGACGTTACCTTCTTCATCGAGATACATGTCTTTATAGGCTGCTAAAGGTGCTTTTTCTCTATAATCTAAAGCACCTTTGGTGCCATCGGCTAGTCTGTACACCAAAAATCCGCCACCACCAAGATTACCGGCATACGGATAGGTTACGGCTAGTGCCATTTCGGTTGCCATCATGGCATCGAAAGCATTACCACCTAGTTTTAATATTTTAACACCTATTTCTGAAGCTTCTTTTCTGGCACTTACGACCATTGCTTTTTGGGCAATAGTTCCTTTTTTTTCTTTTTGAGCTTTGTTTATGCTGGTCTCTTGTTTACAACCAACGAGGCAGAAAAAGAATATTAAGATGATTATTTGGTTCTTCATATTTTAAACTGCTTTTCGATGTCGTTTCTCTTTGTGCTGGCAAATGATTGAAGCTCTTTAAAGAACGCTGTAAATTCTTCCTCAAACTCTGTGTAAAATTCTTTTAGTTCATTTGTGGCTTCGTTCATTTTAGATTTGCCTTTTGTACGGTTGTTCATTCCGTTAAGCACAAGTTGAATACCATCTACAGTAGCATAACTTAATAGCCAATTGCCTTCTATCATAATTGGTGTTAGGTGTTTAAAGCGCTTGGGTAAGATTTCAAAATTCTTATTTAGAGTATTGTAGAACTCATCTACATAGTTTGCCAAAGGGATGTTTGAATATTCTTTCCAGTTCTTTGCTAAAAAATGATCATAAATAATATCTACAATAACTCCGCTGTAATGGCTATAATTTTTATGAAGGCGCTTAGTGCTTTGTCTAAAAATAGGATGCGCATCTGTGAAGGTATCAATGGCTCTATGCAATAGGATACCTGCCTGAACTTTTTCAGGATAGATTTTGTAGTTATGTCCTCTTATACCATCTGCAACAAAATTGCCGATGGTTAAGAGCTCGTCATCTCCAGATAGATAAATGTGGGCTAGAAAATTCATAGGCTCGAATTTACGAATTCGTAATAACAAAATTCAAAAATCATTTCTAAAGCGTCTCTAAGATATTATATTTGCTCAAAATCAAAAATCTATGACTTTAATTAAATCTATATCAGGCATTCGTGGAACTATTGGCGGAGCTGTTGAGGACAATTTAACACCAATTGATGCTGTAAAATTTGCAGCCGCTTATGGTACTTGGCTAAAGCAACAACGTAATAAGGACAACTACAGAGTTGTTGTTGGTAGAGATGCACGTATTTCTGGTGAAATGATTCAGAGTTTAGTGATGAATACCTTAGTTGGTATGGGAATCCATGTTATAGATTTAGGCTTATCTACAACGCCAACTGTAGAGGTTGCTGTACCAATGGAGCACGCAGATGGTGGTATAATTTTAACTGCAAGTCATAACCCAAAACAATGGAATGCTTTAAAGTTATTGAATCATAAAGGTGAATTTTTAAATGGAGTAGAAGGCAAGAAGATTCTTGATATAGCAGCCTCTAACGCTATGACATTTGCTGAGGTTGATGACCTTGGAAAGATTACTAAAAATGATGCCTATATCGACTTACACATTGATGAGGTTTTAGATTTACCATTAGTCAATAAAGAGGCTATTGAAGCTGCTAATTTTAAAGTTGTAGTCGATGGTGTTAATTCTACAGGAGGTATTGCTATTCCATTATTATTAGAGCGTTTAGGAGTTGAAGCTGTGAAATTGTATTGCGAGCCAACAGGTCATTTTCCACATAATCCAGAGCCTTTAAAAGAGCATTTAGGTGATTTAGCAAAAGCTGTGGTAAAAGAGCATGCCGATTTTGGTATTGTTGTAGATCCTGATGTAGATCGTTTGGCGTTTATGGATGAAAAAGGGGAGATGTTTGGCGAGGAATATACTTTGGTAGCATGTGCGGATTATGTGTTGAGTAAGAATCCTGGAAATACTGTTAGTAATATGAGTTCTACACGAGCCTTACGCGATGTTACCGAAAAGTATGGTGGCATGTATGAAGCCAGTGCTGTAGGTGAGGTGAATGTGGTAGAATTAATGAAGAAAAACAACGTTGTCATTGGTGGTGAAGGTAATGGTGGAATTATTTATCCAGAGTTACACTACGGACGTGATGCTCTTGTTGGCGTGGCCTTATTTTTGAGCCTTTTAGCAGAAAAGAAACTATCTGTAAGTGCTTTGAGAGCTACATACCCTAATTACTTTATGAGTAAAAAGAAAATTCAGTTGACACCGCAATTAGATGTCGATGCAATTTTGAGTACTATGGAAGCTAACTATAGTCACGAAACCTTAACAACCATTGATGGAGTTAAGATAGATTTTTCAGATAGTTGGGTACACTTAAGAAAGAGTAATACAGAGCCTATAATTCGTATTTATACAGAAGCGCAATCACAAGAAGCGGCAGATGATTTAGCAGATCGTTTTATTGCTGAAATTAAAGCAGTCGCTAATATTTAGTATCTTTAATTATGATTTCTGAAGCTACAACACAAAACTCTACAACTCTTGAAGCTTATTTTGAGCAATTCAGGAAACATATTGTTGGTCAAGATCAAACCTTTGTTTCGCCATTTGGAGAACAAAAAATAATCTATACAGACTGGACCGCTTCAGGGCGTTTGTACAGACCTATTGAAGAAAAACTACTTAACGAGTTTGGACCTTTTGTTGCCAACACACATACAGAAACTACAGTGTCTGGCACAGCAATGACAAAAGCCTATCATAAGGCTAAACACATTATAAAAGACCATGTTAATGCCAACGATGATGATGTGTTGATTGTTACAGGTAATGGTATGACAGGTGTTGTGAATAAGTTTCAGCGTATCTTGGGATTAAAAATTCCTGAAAACCTAAGAGATTATACAGTGGTTCCCGATGAAATGCGACCAGTTGTTTTTATTTCGCATATGGAACACCACTCTAACCAAACCTCTTGGTTAGAAACCATTGCGAAGGTGGAGGTCGTTCCACCAGACGATAATGGTTTATTCTGTTTAAAAAATCTTGAAGCATTATTAGAACAGTATAAAGACAGAACATTAAAAATTTGCTCTATTGTTGGAGGATCTAATGTTACAGGTATACAGACACCATATCATAACGTTGCTAAATTGATGCACCAACATGGTGGTGTCTGTTTTGTAGATTTTGCATGTTCAGCACCATACGTAGATATAAATATGCATCCAGAGGATGAGGAAGAACAACTCGATGCTATATTTTTCTCACCACATAAATTTTTAGGCGGACCAGGTACTTCAGGTGTGTTGGTTTTCAATAAGAAATTATACCATAATATGGTGCCAGATTGTCCTGGTGGAGGTACCGTAAGTTGGACAAATCCTTGGGGAGAACATAAATATATTGATAATATTGAGGATAGAGAAGATGGTGGTACACCAGGATTTCTTCAAACTATAAAAACAGCTTTGTCTATAAAATTGAAGGAGCAAATGGGAGTTACCAATATCCTTGGACGCGAGCACGAACTTGTAGATACTATTTTTAAGAAACTTCAGCCAGTTTCTAATATCAATATTCTTGCAGGTCAGCATCAAGACCGTTTGGGAGTTATTTCGTTTTATATTGATGATTTACATTATAATCTTGGGGTGAAGTTATTAAATGATAGATTTGGAATTCAAACACGTGGTGGCTGCAGTTGTGCAGGTACGTATGGGCATTTTTTATTACATGTAGACCAACAAACGTCGAAAGAACTTACAAACGAAATATCTATTGGAGATTTGGTGCGTAAACCAGGTTGGATACGCATGTCTATTCATCCTACAACAACCAATGCTGAGATGGATTATGTTTGTGAGAGCATTATTGCTTTAGCCAATAATCACAAGGATTGGGCAAAAGATTATGAATATTCAAAATGTAATAATGAATTTATCCATAAGTCTTTAATTGAAAAACCATCAAGCGACGTCAATGTAGATGGTTGGTTTAATTTAGATTAATCCTATTTACTGAAATTGAGCAGGAACTTTGTTTCTGTGTTTCCAGCGTTTGTGTGTCCAGAGATAATATTGAGGAGCTTCTAAGATTTGTTCTTCAACCAACTTAAAAAACAAGTCTGTAATTTCATAGTCTTTATAATCATTTGGATTTTCGGTAATGGTCTTAAATGTAGTTTCGTAATAACCACGTTTAATACGTTTTACACCAAAAAAGACTACAGCCATATCCAGTTTTTTGGCTAAGGTTTCTGCACCTGTGTACATTGGTACTTTTATGCCCATAAATTCATTCCAATGAAATGCCTTTGTGGCTTTTGGAGATTGGTCTGAGACAAATCCGTTGATAGTAAGTTCTCCTTTCTTTTTTTCTTTAGCTAGTACTTCAAAGGTTTCTTTTGTAGTAATTAAATGCGAGTTGTATTTAGCACGTATTCGTTTTACAAGTCTATCAAAATGTTTATTAGCTAATCGTTTGTATACAGCATAACCTTTGTACTTAATGTAGGTTTGTAGAATAAAGATCCATTCCCAACTGCCATAATGAGCACACATAAGTATAATGCTTCTTTGCTTTTCTTCTAGCTTGTGAAGTTCTTCAATATTAGTAAACTTGAAACGTTTTTTCATTTCCCCCTCAGAAATGGTTAAAGACTTAATCGCTTCAACTATCATATCGCACAAATGATGATAAAATTGACTGGTAATGGTAGCAATTTCCTTTTCAGACTTATCAGGAAATACCAGACGTAAGTTCTCTTTTACAGTAGACTTTCTATATCCGAAAATTTTGAAAAGGAAGATGTATAATACATCAGAAAGACCATAGAGTAGTCTAAACGGCAAAATAGAAATTAACCAAAGAATAGGATAAATGAGAATATAGGCAATAAGTTGCATGAAAGTATGTTAGTTTTGCAACAGCAAATATATGCTATATTTGATTTATAAGATTAGAGTTTATGTACAATTTAGATCCTGTTACAATTGCAATTATTGCAGCCAATGTTATTATATCATTGAAAGGTTTTGATGACCGATTGTTTTTTGAAAAGTATAAATTCAATGTAGGAGGTATAAAGCGAGGCGAACAAATACGTATGTTTAGTTCAGGGTTTTTGCATGTAGACACAGCCCATTTGTTGTTTAATATGATTACGCTTTACTTTTTTGCAAGTAATGTTATAGGGGCTCTAGGAACCTATAATTTTTTAATCATTTATTTTGCGAGCTTGGTTTTTGGAAATTTGCTGTCCCTTTATTTTCATAAGGAAGAGTTTTGGTATTCTGCTGTTGGAGCCAGTGGAGCTGTAACAGGTGTACTCTATTCAGCTATTTTATTAGATCCAGGAATGAGTTTATACATGTACTTTATTCCTATACCAATACCAGGTTATGTGTTTGGTATTGGGTATTTGTTATATTCCATTTATGGTATGAAAAACAGAATTGGAAATATAGGACACGATGCCCATTTTGGAGGAGCGGTAGGAGGTTATGCCATAACTTTGATTTTAATGCCAAGTTTGTTCAAAACCGATTTAGGACATATTGGTTTGTTGGCTATTCCTATTATTATACTTTTTGTACTGTATAAAACAGGGAAATTGCATTAAAAAGAAAAGCCTGCAATTTGCAGGCTTTATATATCAAAAAAACTATTTATTAAGGAGTATCAAGAAGCTCTTTAATTTTAAGCGCCAAAGCCATTCCTCTTAAATTTTTTGCAACAATTTTACCTTCTTCATCTAAGATGTAAGTAGCCGGTATTCTATCAATATTGTACAATTGAGCAACCTCGTCGTTAAAATATTTTAAACTAGATACGTGGTTCCATTTTAAACCATCTTTTTCAATAGCATCTAACCATGCTTTTTTAGGATCTTTTTGGTTTGGAGCTCCATCTAAAGATACACCAATGATCTCTAATCCTTTATCGTGGTATTGTTCATATATATTAACCACATTAGGGTTTTCTCTTCTGCAAGGACCACACCAAGCTGCCCAAAAGTCTATTATGGTTGCTTTTCCTTTAAGATTATTTAAACTTACTGTTTTTCCATCTGGTGTTTGAGACTCAAAGTTAGGTGCTATTTTACCTACTTCTAAATGAGCTGTTTTTTCGTACGCTTTGTATAGCTCATCTAGTTTTTGCTTTACAAGTTGTCCTCGCTTAGACTCTTTTAAGTGCGTTGGAAAACTTTCGTAAATCTCTTTATATTTTATAATATCAAATGTTGGTCTACTAGATTCTAGCTGAATAAGATTTAGACTAAAATAACTGTCGTTATGATCTTGAACAAAGCTAAGCGGATAAGCCAATTGTCTTTGTCTCATATCATCCATAGCCTTTCTTATTGAATCTCTTGTTTCTGGCGCAGGATCTTGTCCAAGTTCCTTAAATCTGGTCATAATGGCTGTACCTTCTTCTCTAAATTTTAGCATACCATTCTGAAAATCTTCATAACTCTTGTTAGATTCAGAACCTGTAACTTTAGATTCCATAGGAATTTCTGTATTAAAGTCTATTTGTATGTTACTGTTTTCTAACATAAAGACCATATTTCCGGGTGTTCCGTCAGCAGATAAAAAATAAACACTAGGTTCTTCAACAGCTCCTTTAATTGTGAATTTTCCGTCCATTACAACTGCAGAATCTCTAAATACTTGTTTTCCTTTTTCATCTATTTGAGCAAGTCGCACTTTTATACCATTTTCTATGCCTTCAGCATTACCGTTTATAACATATTCTGTGTCTTTACTTTGATTACAACTTACTAATACAAACGTTAAGACAAATAAAATCAGTGTTTTTTTCATGTTTATCATTTTCAATTTTTTGATTAGCAAATATAACAACATAGGCTAATTATTCTAAGAATAGATTGTGAATTAAATCTTAAATAGCATTCTTAAACTTTTAACAATCTCATATTTTGCAATACTTTTGCAACAAAGCAAATGACTATGCACAACGATACTATTGTAGCTTTAGCAACACCTTCGGGTAGTGGTGCTATTGCTGTTATAAGATTATCTGGTAAAGATGCTATTGAAATAG from Winogradskyella sp. MH6 includes these protein-coding regions:
- a CDS encoding acyl carrier protein phosphodiesterase; this translates as MNFLAHIYLSGDDELLTIGNFVADGIRGHNYKIYPEKVQAGILLHRAIDTFTDAHPIFRQSTKRLHKNYSHYSGVIVDIIYDHFLAKNWKEYSNIPLANYVDEFYNTLNKNFEILPKRFKHLTPIMIEGNWLLSYATVDGIQLVLNGMNNRTKGKSKMNEATNELKEFYTEFEEEFTAFFKELQSFASTKRNDIEKQFKI
- a CDS encoding rhomboid family intramembrane serine protease; translated protein: MYNLDPVTIAIIAANVIISLKGFDDRLFFEKYKFNVGGIKRGEQIRMFSSGFLHVDTAHLLFNMITLYFFASNVIGALGTYNFLIIYFASLVFGNLLSLYFHKEEFWYSAVGASGAVTGVLYSAILLDPGMSLYMYFIPIPIPGYVFGIGYLLYSIYGMKNRIGNIGHDAHFGGAVGGYAITLILMPSLFKTDLGHIGLLAIPIIILFVLYKTGKLH
- the glmM gene encoding phosphoglucosamine mutase codes for the protein MTLIKSISGIRGTIGGAVEDNLTPIDAVKFAAAYGTWLKQQRNKDNYRVVVGRDARISGEMIQSLVMNTLVGMGIHVIDLGLSTTPTVEVAVPMEHADGGIILTASHNPKQWNALKLLNHKGEFLNGVEGKKILDIAASNAMTFAEVDDLGKITKNDAYIDLHIDEVLDLPLVNKEAIEAANFKVVVDGVNSTGGIAIPLLLERLGVEAVKLYCEPTGHFPHNPEPLKEHLGDLAKAVVKEHADFGIVVDPDVDRLAFMDEKGEMFGEEYTLVACADYVLSKNPGNTVSNMSSTRALRDVTEKYGGMYEASAVGEVNVVELMKKNNVVIGGEGNGGIIYPELHYGRDALVGVALFLSLLAEKKLSVSALRATYPNYFMSKKKIQLTPQLDVDAILSTMEANYSHETLTTIDGVKIDFSDSWVHLRKSNTEPIIRIYTEAQSQEAADDLADRFIAEIKAVANI
- a CDS encoding aminotransferase class V-fold PLP-dependent enzyme codes for the protein MISEATTQNSTTLEAYFEQFRKHIVGQDQTFVSPFGEQKIIYTDWTASGRLYRPIEEKLLNEFGPFVANTHTETTVSGTAMTKAYHKAKHIIKDHVNANDDDVLIVTGNGMTGVVNKFQRILGLKIPENLRDYTVVPDEMRPVVFISHMEHHSNQTSWLETIAKVEVVPPDDNGLFCLKNLEALLEQYKDRTLKICSIVGGSNVTGIQTPYHNVAKLMHQHGGVCFVDFACSAPYVDINMHPEDEEEQLDAIFFSPHKFLGGPGTSGVLVFNKKLYHNMVPDCPGGGTVSWTNPWGEHKYIDNIEDREDGGTPGFLQTIKTALSIKLKEQMGVTNILGREHELVDTIFKKLQPVSNINILAGQHQDRLGVISFYIDDLHYNLGVKLLNDRFGIQTRGGCSCAGTYGHFLLHVDQQTSKELTNEISIGDLVRKPGWIRMSIHPTTTNAEMDYVCESIIALANNHKDWAKDYEYSKCNNEFIHKSLIEKPSSDVNVDGWFNLD
- a CDS encoding TlpA disulfide reductase family protein, whose translation is MKKTLILFVLTFVLVSCNQSKDTEYVINGNAEGIENGIKVRLAQIDEKGKQVFRDSAVVMDGKFTIKGAVEEPSVYFLSADGTPGNMVFMLENSNIQIDFNTEIPMESKVTGSESNKSYEDFQNGMLKFREEGTAIMTRFKELGQDPAPETRDSIRKAMDDMRQRQLAYPLSFVQDHNDSYFSLNLIQLESSRPTFDIIKYKEIYESFPTHLKESKRGQLVKQKLDELYKAYEKTAHLEVGKIAPNFESQTPDGKTVSLNNLKGKATIIDFWAAWCGPCRRENPNVVNIYEQYHDKGLEIIGVSLDGAPNQKDPKKAWLDAIEKDGLKWNHVSSLKYFNDEVAQLYNIDRIPATYILDEEGKIVAKNLRGMALALKIKELLDTP
- a CDS encoding lysophospholipid acyltransferase family protein, yielding MQLIAYILIYPILWLISILPFRLLYGLSDVLYIFLFKIFGYRKSTVKENLRLVFPDKSEKEIATITSQFYHHLCDMIVEAIKSLTISEGEMKKRFKFTNIEELHKLEEKQRSIILMCAHYGSWEWIFILQTYIKYKGYAVYKRLANKHFDRLVKRIRAKYNSHLITTKETFEVLAKEKKKGELTINGFVSDQSPKATKAFHWNEFMGIKVPMYTGAETLAKKLDMAVVFFGVKRIKRGYYETTFKTITENPNDYKDYEITDLFFKLVEEQILEAPQYYLWTHKRWKHRNKVPAQFQ
- the ggt gene encoding gamma-glutamyltransferase, with protein sequence MKNQIIILIFFFCLVGCKQETSINKAQKEKKGTIAQKAMVVSARKEASEIGVKILKLGGNAFDAMMATEMALAVTYPYAGNLGGGGFLVYRLADGTKGALDYREKAPLAAYKDMYLDEEGNVIKNLCTVGSMAVGVPGTIAGIFEAQRRFGKLDVKTVLQPVIELAQNGFVVTNKQAKRFSEYDSIFSAVNNKQILFNKTIKAGDTIKNLALANTLQRISEHGRNEFYKGETAKMLVSFLEAEGSIITLEDLEKYEAKWRNPVSFEYDDLTITSMSPPSSGGICLGQIMKMIEPFDLNDYGHNSLKTIQVMVEAEKHAYADRSYYLGDPDFVDIPTETLLSDVYLEGRMANFSFKEPTPSDTLSHGYIVGYESDETTHYSIVDQFGNAIAVTTTLNGAYGSKLYAEELGFFLNNEMDDFSSKPGVPNYYGLIGAEANSIAPEKRMLSAMTPTIVEKEEELYMTLGTPGGSTIITSVLQTIINVHEFGFSMQSAVDAPRFHHQWLPDEIRMEPNSFNIDLIKALEALGYSINLKRSPVIGKVDAILVLDDGALEGGADHRGDDTAVGF